The DNA window atccACCACAAATAGATTCCTTCTCTTTACAATCGTTATCACACTTATCAGTTACTAGAATCCTTCACCACACATATTAAGTATTCAGACATAGATGGACTACTATCTCCAACCTCCAATatactcttctttcattccttcaagtactatcatgctttttttttttttctcatgtttcagAATCAAATCATAAACACAAAAATCcatctgcagtttttttttttctctctttttccttctttttccaatCGTTGTCACAAATAACACGTTtcacaatatatacataaattgaaaactgtctatcttcttttcttcttttccttcactaaacACTATCACACTTTTagccactttttttccctttcatttgccACACTCTCGCATCGGCACCTCTGTTCAGACACTTACTGACTTAACACACTTCACAAGCACTTCACAAGCACTTCACTAGCCAACACACCACTGCAACACAACCTTGTCACTCAATGCTTCACTACAGAAATGTGGATGAAACTTGACCATTTCAGATACAAAACTCAAGTAGACATGATAAAGAACTTACAAATATGAGATCTTTGAATGAACACGAGGAAATAACTTAAAACCAATGAAATGACTACAGTATTTTGTATCCAGAATTCAACTAGACAGAATACATAACTTACAAATATAACATCTTTGACTAGACAGAATGAAATAACTGAGTGGTGTGAGATTTTTGACTAGACAGGATAAAATAACTTACAAATACGAGATCTTTGACTTGACAGAATAAAATAACTTAGAATTATAAGATATTTAACTTGACAGGATGAAAATTTATTTAGAAATGTGAGATCTTTGACTTGACAGGACAAAATAACTTAGTGGTATGAGATCTTTGACTAGATAGAATAAGATTAAAATAACTTAGAAATATAAGATCTTTGACTAGACATAATTAAATAACTTACAAATATAACATCTTTGACTTGACAGGATAAAATAACTTAGAAATGTGAGAATCTTGAATCTTGAGTATTTTACACTAAGAATTGAGTAGATACAATAaataagacgaaagaaaagaaataaatctaTAAAGTATCTTAATTatcactaaataaataaataggtaaataacaacaacaataacaataacaccagtAATTGAACTTAcacttaatgaataaataaataaataaataaataaataaatagacacacactTTCTTCATCTCACTATAACCCTTCCCTCACTTAACACTTTACACTTAACACAATTCAGTGCACATAAGTAGGCGGGAGCAACACACTCACTTATTTAAGTAACACACAGGAAGCCACTTGCATCGATGTTTTTCAaatcagtagtggtagtagtagtagtagtagtagtagtgagtagtagtagtagtagtagtagtgatagtagtagtagtgatagtagtagtagtagtagtagtagtagcagtagtagtttgtAAGTGTTAAGTACAGATATTCTTTCAGGaagattcattattattattattattattattattattattattatttctatcttacCGTACTttgcatattattattattattattattattattattattattattattattatttacatcaaTTCTACAATGATTGGTTTTTAAAATGCttaatatttttcactttccatttcctcccctttcaaatctttctccttttccttcccttccacttcccttatgagtgttgttatcatcatcatcatcatcatcatcatcatcatcatcgttattcaTTGATTCAtgttacatttttcattttcttcactggAAATCAATTTAGGAACActtgaacaacaaaacaacaaaaattgaaaaaaaatatatatagttttttttccggaacataaaaaaaaagtatgtaaatTCAGCCCCCTGCCCCCTCCTCACAACTAGGCCTATGTAATTTGAGTGTACAGCTTCTAGGGGAGACGGGAGGCCTAGGGTTCATCTCAATAGGCTCAATACATAGGCCTATCTAGGGAAAAAACACCCAGAATGCCTCCctttgtaaataaaatcattagGTTTAGGGAAaaattcttttttccctttttccctcattttttgaACTTCCGTTTCAAaagttttcatttccttccgttccgagagttttgtttgtttttcttgtttttcttcctctcttgtacggcagaaacaagaagaaaggtgcaaataaaggagggagggaatgccgaggagagagagagagagagagagagagagagagagagagagagagagagagaggacgaaaatattcataaaaggagagagagagatagacgaaaagagagagagagagagagagagagagagagagagagagagaataagacctATGACAGACCTACGTGCCcgccactcactctcacacacacactctctccctctctctctctctctctctctctctctctctctctctctctccccctgaaCGAAGCAGCGACACGTTTCTTGCTACACTCTCGTACAAAAATAAGTCATCTACTGCAGTGCTCGCCGGAAGTACCCGCGCCCACGCCGCCAGTatcgtgggcgtgggcgtgggcgtgggcgcggGCGTGGTGAGTCCTGCCCGGCGTGGTACGTAGTAATAACAACCTAAGTATTGCTATGCTTATTGCTTGAAAGGGTCAGAGTCtctctaggtgtgtgtgtgtgtgtgtgtgtgtgtgtctgtgtgtgtgtctgtgtgtgtgtctgtctgtgtgtgtgtctgtgtgtgtgtgtgtgtgtgtgtgtgtctgtctgtctgtctgtctgtctgtctgtgtgtgtgtgtgtgtgtgtgtgtgtgtgtgtagcaggagACCACTATAGGTATGTATGGAGAGAACGCGAGCCGCGCCGCCccaaccccaccccacccctcacccccacggcctggggtgtgtgtgtgtgtgtgtgtgtgtgtgtgtgtgtgtgtgtgtgtgtgtcacagtggagtggtagtggtggtggtggtggtggtgttggggtggCGGCACCATTGGgacaggcggtggtggtggcggctggtggtggtggtgccgccgccgccgccagtgcCGCCAGTCCTAGCAAAGCTCTAAGCGGCAGGGCGCCCCTGGCGGCGCCTGGTCTAGCTTAAAAACGTGCAAATGTAACAATATGAAAAATGCGTCGGTTGCTTACAAAGTAATTCTAGTTTAAAAAATAATCATGTACAGTCGCTCGGTGGTGCGTCGCCTGCCCGGCGTGGCGGGGCGCGGCGTGGCGCGGCGCGGCGTGGcgcggcgtggcgtggcgtggcgtgtggCCCGGGGGCGCCCGCCCCTTCCACGCCCCACCGGCCTGCGTGGGCTCGGGGCGGAacgcgaggcggggcggggctgtgtTTCTGTCTGGGGCCCGTGGCGTTGAGACTTTAGACTtagagggtgtggtggtggtggtagtagtggtggtggcggcgcctGGCAGGGGGCGCGGCGCAGCGCCCTGGGAATCACAGATCACAATGTTTGGAGTAAAATAGAGATTTACAGAGCAAATTAAAgcactttgtttttccttcagggTGTGGGGCGCCAAGGCCGCGGCGTGCGGCTGTGCCAGCGCGGCGGCGCGGCGGTGCGGCCCTTCACCTGGGGTGCCGCGCCGCCCTgccgctccgccccgccccgcgtGACGCCCCAGGTCACGGGCACGCCTCCCCGCACGCCCCGTCCCGAAAGCACGCCGACTCGTAGTGCTTGTTGAGGTACGACTTGAGGGCGAAGGACTTGTTGCAGCGTTTGCACCTGAAGTTCTTGAGCTGGGAGTGTGTCTGCATGTGCGCGCGCAGGTTGGATCGGTCTGCGAAGGACTTGCCGCAGTGGGCGCAGCCGAAGGGCTTCTCGCCCGTGTGGGAGCGCATGTGTCCCTGCAGCAGCCAGGGGCGCGAGAAGGCCTTGCCGCACACGCCACAGCGGTGCGTCAGGCTGTGCGTCAGCACGTGCATGGCCAGCGCCGGCATGCTCACGTACGCCTTGCCGCACACGTGACACTGTCGCGCGCTGCCCGAGTCCAGGTCGCGGTGCGTCTGCTTGTGGCGCGAGAGGTTGGACGAGGTGGCGTAGTGCTTGCCGCACTCAGAGCACGTGTACCGCGGCTTGTGGCGCCCCACGCGCCCGCCCTCGCTGCGCACGCCCCGCACGCGCGACCGCCCGTCGTCAAGCCCCAGTGGCACGGGCGCTACGTTTTCAGCGTCGCTGCTGCCGGCCGGtgagggcgtgggcgtggcggTGAGGCTGCCCTCGCTGTCCTCCACGCCCGTCACCTCACCCACCTCGCCCGCCGCAGCCGCCTCAGCGTGGCTGGTGCACGGCGCCTCAAGGGAGTCGCAGGAGGACGCGGGCGTGGGAGGCTGGTAGGTGTGGGCAGGCGCCGAGCGGGCCAGCTCCAGCAGGTCGTGAGCAGCCTCCGTCTCCTCCACGGGACGCAGGTGAAGCGGCGTGAAGGTGTGGGCGGGGGCGCACGCCGTCTGCTGAGCGGGAGGCGGTGACCCCacctgctgatgctgctggcCCGAGCGCAGGCACAGGGCCGGCGGTGGAGGTAGCAGGCGGGGGCTGGACAGGAAGGAGTGGGCAGGCTGATGGAAGTCCGTGGGGGCGTGCGGCGGCGTGGGCGCGGCCTGCAGGTGTGGGTAGGCGTGGTCAGGGTAGTACTGCAGCGTGCACGTGAAGCACGGGTCCGCCGCGCGCAGCTCGTGGTACACACCTGCAGGTTGGGGGAGGAGGCTGGTGaggcgcgtgcacacacacacacacacacacacacacacacacacacacacacacacacaagtaaataaaaacaaaaacctaAACctaaagtgataataataataataatgataatgacatgtacactactactaatactactaataatactaccaccaccactactactactactactactactactactactactactactactactactacaatccgctgtgtgtgtgtgtgtgtgtgtcgctactAAATCCAGCTTAAGAGAAacctttcgagagagagagagagagagagagagagagagagagatgaattaggACCACGCCAAAGTCACGTATATTTGAGATTTAATTAAGGCTCCCCATCCCCCTCCTcacgtaaagaaaacggagaataaGTGGCAGAGATGCAGCgcttatgaaagaaaacgaagggagGTTGCTGCTATTTTGAGGAACactattgaaagagagagagagagagagagagagagaattgatcgGTCAGTGAGTCACATTAAGAGTGCATGAGTCAAAAGATtagaatttcctctctctctctctctctctctctctctctctctctctctctctctctctctctctctctctctctctcaggtagctCTAATGAGGTTCTtttcacgaccaccaccaccaccaccaccaccaccaccactactactactattactactattactactactactactactactaccaccaccaccaccaccaccaccaccaccaccaccaccaccaccaccaccaccaccaccactaccaccacaaccactaccaccacaaccaccaccaccaccaccaccaccattaccactactactaccaccaccactaccactaccaccaccactaccactactaccaccaccaccaccaccaccaccaccaccaccaccaccactactactactactactactaccactactactactactactacttaaattAGTAGTAACGAACTGCAGTTGCAAGAAATAAGtgtaaaagaaaatttatttcTGTCACACTTACAAattgaatgaaaagaggaaggaggaggagaggaagaggaggaggaggaggaggagagaagtagtGCAgaattcatgttcttttttattctcctcctcctcctcctcctcctcctcctcctctttcatttatttattatttttttctaatctttggTTATCTAGAattcctactgtgtgtgtgtgtgtgtgtgtgtgtgtgtgtgtgtgtgtgtgtgtgtgtgtgtgtgtgtgagagagagagagagagagagagagagagagagagagagagagagagaaagggagagggagagaagaaaagggtcGATAATGACATGGTACTTTGGttcaatactgagagagagagagagagagagagagagagagagagagagagagagagagagagagagagagagagagagagagagagagagagaatgaaatagttCAATTGGCATtggtgttaataataatgataataataatgataatgtgtttgtcattatcattgttttcgcTTGGAATTacttgattgtgtgtgtgtgtgtgtgtgtgtgtgtgtgtgtgtgtcgcagtcAACAGGTGGACTCCTCCGCAGGGGGCGCCCCTCCTTACTGGGGTGTGCCAgcccagtgacacacacacacacacacacacacacacacacacacacacacacacacacacacacacacacacacacacacacacacacacacacaagggggcACAGGGCAGGATGTAGGTTGGCACAGTAGTGCGAGGGAGGCCGGGCCGGTGATACGCACTGGATGTGGTGTTGGgacacacaaacgcacgcacacTGGGGCACAGGGCAGGATGTAGGTTGGCACAGTAGTGCGAGGGAGGCCGGGCCGGTGATACGCACTGGATGTGGTGTTGGGGTTAGGGggcttctacacacacacacacacacacacacacacacacacactcacgggtctgggccTCCTGGTCCGCCATGTCGGGGGGAGTAGGGGGTGCGGGGGCGGCAGCCGTGGGAGAGGTTGGGGCGCCACCCCCTTTGACCCCTGCCTCGCGAGGGGGCGGCGCCTTCTTCAGCAGGTAGCAGCGGGGCGTGGGGGCCTCGGGGCCCTGGTGGGGCGCTGCCTGGGGGGCGGACATGCCCGCCGCAGTGCCGGGGAGGGCGCCGCGACTGgcagagagtggaagagagggtTTGGTACACTGGGTTGCGTCAGGGCGCCCCGCGGGCGGCAGGGCGGCGGTGCCCTGGCCTGGGGCCGTGCATAGCAACAGGGTGTTCCCTCAGGGGCGGCTGGGGCCCGCGGGGGGGCGGCGCGGCGGCAGGGCCACCATGGCGCGGCGCCCcgcggccaccaccacctgtttcACTGGAAGCAACAATTGTCAGCCACTGGTCGGCGCCTCCGCCACACCACCATGGACGGCAGGGCGCGCCGCCCCCACTGTGCCGCCCGCGCCGCCGCCCTCCGCCGCCTGGCCCTCACGCCCGCGCCGCGAGCCGCCACAGTCGCTGGCCTGGCCGTAGTTTTGCCCGCAGCAGAAGGAGTCCGCGGCCCCGCAGTGCTGGCTCCGACATTACCACCGCCGCCCCGCTGCGCCGCGCATGCGCGCTGCACGCCGCGCCGCCTGGCTGCCTGACGCCTGACGGGCGCTGCCCCGCGGGGCCTGCTGCCCCGGGGCACTGTGTGACTGCCGGGGCACAGCAGCAGTGCAAGGGCGTGGTGGGTGAGCCGCTGAGTACAGGCCGCGCCGCACCAACCTTGGCACGCACTCCCGTGGGCTGCCGCCGCGCCGCCCGCCGAGACTCGTGGCGCGCCCTTGATGCCGCcgcgccctgacctgcctgccgCGACCTGCCCTTTGCTGCGGCGCCctggctgtgatggtggtggcgtggtggtgagcGTGGCGGCACCGTGGCGTGGCAGCGTGGTGTGAGGGGCGCTGCACTCTCTCCGCCAGAGATCAATACGCGGCGCGTCACTCCACTAGCCAGcgagcctcaccaccaccaccaccaccacctccacctccacccacgcCCTGCAGAGCCGCCCCTCAGGGCTATGCCTGGCACACGCTGGATCACCGAAAGCAACAGGGCAAGAGGGCATGGGCACTGGGCACAGCGGGACGGGGTTGACCACCAGTGCGGTCATGGCAGGGTTGCCcagtgcgacacacacacacacacacacacacacacacacacacatacacacacacacacactattaatagAAGTAACGCATTTCTCACGCTCGGTGCAATAgtaactttttatttatacat is part of the Portunus trituberculatus isolate SZX2019 chromosome 2, ASM1759143v1, whole genome shotgun sequence genome and encodes:
- the LOC123505202 gene encoding transcriptional repressor scratch 2-like, with the protein product MSAPQAAPHQGPEAPTPRCYLLKKAPPPREAGVKGGGAPTSPTAAAPAPPTPPDMADQEAQTRVYHELRAADPCFTCTLQYYPDHAYPHLQAAPTPPHAPTDFHQPAHSFLSSPRLLPPPPALCLRSGQQHQQVGSPPPAQQTACAPAHTFTPLHLRPVEETEAAHDLLELARSAPAHTYQPPTPASSCDSLEAPCTSHAEAAAAGEVGEVTGVEDSEGSLTATPTPSPAGSSDAENVAPVPLGLDDGRSRVRGVRSEGGRVGRHKPRYTCSECGKHYATSSNLSRHKQTHRDLDSGSARQCHVCGKAYVSMPALAMHVLTHSLTHRCGVCGKAFSRPWLLQGHMRSHTGEKPFGCAHCGKSFADRSNLRAHMQTHSQLKNFRCKRCNKSFALKSYLNKHYESACFRDGACGEACP